The Microbispora sp. ZYX-F-249 genomic sequence ATCGAGTTGGCCCGCCTGCCTCGGGTGCGGGAGAAGTTCGCCACCGGCGAGCTGGCGGCCGGAGTGGTGGAAGCCATCTGCGCGGCGATCTCCGGGTTGTCGGATGAGCAGGCCGCCCTGGCCAAGTCGATCCTGCTGGAACTGGCCGCCAAAGCGGGTGCGGCGGAGGTGGCCAAGGCCGGCCGCTATCTGCGGGCGATACTCGACCCCGACGGCGAGGACCGCGATGAGCGGGCCGACTACGCGCGGCGGTTCCTG encodes the following:
- a CDS encoding DUF222 domain-containing protein, which codes for MLVASVRESAQALALAPVPDDVDICLAEAEELLFARDRITCALADRVGRVHRVGQARRHGHASTRSWLRTSGGMTVAGASRLLTLGIELARLPRVREKFATGELAAGVVEAICAAISGLSDEQAALAKSILLELAAKAGAAEVAKAGRYLRAILDPDGEDRDERADYARRFL